The following are from one region of the Amyelois transitella isolate CPQ chromosome 21, ilAmyTran1.1, whole genome shotgun sequence genome:
- the LOC106135556 gene encoding succinate dehydrogenase [ubiquinone] iron-sulfur subunit, mitochondrial-like, protein MKSLFRSSYRGIWESNSCTVFSRHYAEKPEKAVEPQRIFKVYRFAGIQSNEEPKMQTFELDVRNCGNMVLDAMIKIKDMDPTFTFRRSCREGICGSCAVCLQGHNCLACITKIPNAKTITIHPIPHMYVIRDLVVDMTHFFNGYNSIRPYLITKSGKPPGGVQYAQSIQDNLKLVGLYECVLCACCSTSCPSYWWNGRRFLGPATLLHAYRWVIDTRDVDTHNRLADLRDDFRAFRCHTILNCALACPKGLHPGFAIGRLKRLISGLDKKPLPEMEPLKFGGSSGGSSCGTSGSPPLSGCVK, encoded by the coding sequence ATGAAATCATTATTCCGTTCATCATATAGAGGTATATGGGAATCGAATTCTTGTACAGTTTTTTCCAGACATTACGCCGAGAAGCCAGAAAAGGCGGTTGAACCGCAGAGGATTTTCAAGGTCTACCGATTTGCTGGCATACAGAGTAATGAAGAACCAAAGATGCAGACCTTCGAACTGGACGTCCGGAACTGTGGAAACATGGTTCTGGACGCGatgatcaaaataaaagacatGGACCCCACTTTTACTTTTCGGAGATCCTGCAGAGAAGGAATTTGTGGTTCTTGTGCCGTATGTCTCCAAGGTCACAACTGCCTCGCTTGTATCACGAAGATACCTAACGCGAAGACCATCACCATCCATCCTATCCCTCACATGTACGTCATCAGGGATCTGGTCGTCGATATGACCCATTTCTTTAACGGCTATAACAGTATACGACCGTATTTGATAACGAAGTCTGGTAAACCGCCGGGTGGCGTACAATACGCGCAGAGCATTCAGGACAACTTGAAACTGGTCGGTCTTTACGAATGTGTGCTGTGTGCTTGTTGTTCAACCTCTTGTCCTAGCTATTGGTGGAACGGGAGGAGGTTTCTGGGCCCAGCGACCCTCCTGCACGCTTATAGGTGGGTTATTGACACTAGGGACGTTGACACACATAACAGATTGGCGGATTTGAGAGACGATTTCAGAGCATTCCGTTGTCACACAATTCTGAACTGTGCGCTGGCGTGTCCTAAGGGATTGCATCCAGGATTCGCTATCGGTAGGTTGAAGAGATTAATATCTGGGCTCGATAAAAAGCCTCTGCCTGAGATGGAACCTTTGAAATTTGGTGGATCATCAGGCGGTTCTTCATGTGGTACATCAGGGTCCCCTCCACTGAGCGGGTGTGTTAAGTGA